In a genomic window of Scyliorhinus torazame isolate Kashiwa2021f chromosome 5, sScyTor2.1, whole genome shotgun sequence:
- the LOC140422090 gene encoding uncharacterized protein, with protein sequence MEKPWKCGDCGKGYRSPSVLEVHRHSHTGERPFTCSQCGKGFTELSNLRKHQRVHTGGWPFTCSQCGKVFTRLDSLKSHQRIHTGERPFTCSQCGREFTALSNLKKHQRIHTGERPFTCSQCGKGFTQSSSLQTHQRIHTGQRPFTCSQCGKGFIQSSSLQTHQRVHTGEKPFTCSQCGKGFTTSSSLLKHLRVHTGEKPFNCSQCGKGFTYFSNLRRHQRVHTGEKPFTCSQCGKGFCVSSSLLRHQQVHN encoded by the coding sequence atggagaaaccgtggaaatgtggggactgtgggaagggatacagatccccatctgtgctggaagttcaccgacacagtcacactggagagaggccattcacctgctctcagtgtgggaagggattcactgagttatccaatttgaggaaacaccagcgagttcacactggggggtggccattcacttgctctcagtgtgggaaggtattCACTCGGTTggacagcctgaagtcacaccagcgaattcacaccggggagagaccgttcacctgctctcagtgtgggagagaATTCACTGCGTTATCCAatctgaagaaacaccagcgaattcacactggggagaggccattcacctgctcccagtgtgggaagggattcactcagtcaagcagcctgcagacacaccagcgaattcacactgggcagaggccgttcacctgctcccagtgtgggaagggattcattcagtcaagcagcctgcagacacaccagcgagttcacactggggagaagccgttcacctgctctcagtgtgggaagggattcactacttcatcgagcctgctgaaacacctgcgagttcacactggggagaagccgttcaactgctctcagtgtgggaagggattcacttacttctccaacctgcggagacaccagcgagttcacactggagagaagccgttcacctgctctcagtgtgggaagggattctgtgtttcctcgtccctgctgagacaccaacaagttcacaattga